Proteins from a genomic interval of bacterium YEK0313:
- a CDS encoding -like transcription factor: MPLYVRDDDVAAMAAELQSLINARSKTDAVRQALQHEIDRQKRRLPLAARISALQHRVAALGPTNPAFDSKAFSDEMWDGR, encoded by the coding sequence ATGCCGCTCTATGTCCGGGACGATGATGTCGCGGCTATGGCCGCCGAACTGCAGAGCCTGATCAACGCACGCTCGAAAACCGACGCGGTACGCCAGGCGCTGCAGCATGAAATCGACCGCCAGAAGCGGCGGCTGCCGCTCGCCGCGCGGATATCTGCGCTGCAGCACCGCGTGGCAGCGCTCGGCCCAACCAACCCGGCCTTCGACAGCAAGGCCTTTTCCGACGAGATGTGGGACGGCCGGTAA
- the hisD gene encoding Histidinol dehydrogenase produces MPLRLSTAQNDFAARFADLLAMKREVSEEVGQTVKAIGADIAARGDAAVIELTARFDRLTLTPATMRVTRQEIAAARAACDPATLDALKLAAERIESYHIRQKPHDDRFTDALGVELGYRWTAIEAVGLYVPGGTAAYPSSVLMNAVPAKVAGCPRVVMVVPAPDGVLNPLVLAAADLAGVDEIYRIGGAQAVFALALGTETIAPVAKIMGPGNAFVAAAKRQVFGTVGIDMIAGPSEVLVIADGSANADWIAADLLAQAEHDTAAQSLLITNDGALAEAVIAAVEGQLKSLPRAEIAGASWRDYGAVIEVASLDEAVPLADRIAAEHLEIIADDAEGLAGRIRNAGAIFLGGHTPEAIGDYVGGSNHVLPTARSARFSSGLGVLDFMKRTSILKCGPDQLAALGPAAIALGHAEGLAAHARSVAIRMNQG; encoded by the coding sequence ATGCCCCTGCGCCTGTCGACCGCCCAGAACGATTTTGCCGCCCGCTTCGCCGATCTGCTGGCGATGAAACGCGAGGTGTCCGAAGAGGTCGGCCAGACCGTCAAGGCGATCGGCGCCGATATCGCCGCCCGCGGCGACGCCGCGGTGATCGAGCTGACCGCCCGGTTCGACCGGCTCACGCTGACGCCCGCCACCATGCGCGTCACGCGCCAGGAGATCGCCGCCGCGCGCGCCGCCTGCGATCCGGCGACGCTCGATGCCCTGAAGCTCGCCGCCGAGCGGATCGAGAGCTACCATATCAGGCAGAAGCCGCACGACGACCGTTTCACCGACGCGCTCGGCGTCGAGCTCGGCTATCGCTGGACCGCGATCGAGGCGGTCGGGCTCTATGTGCCCGGCGGCACCGCCGCCTATCCGTCCTCGGTGCTGATGAATGCCGTGCCGGCCAAGGTCGCCGGCTGCCCGCGCGTCGTCATGGTGGTGCCGGCGCCCGACGGCGTGCTGAATCCGCTGGTGCTCGCCGCCGCGGACCTGGCCGGCGTCGACGAGATCTACCGCATCGGCGGCGCGCAGGCGGTCTTCGCCCTGGCTCTCGGCACCGAAACCATCGCGCCGGTCGCCAAAATCATGGGGCCCGGCAACGCCTTCGTCGCGGCGGCGAAGCGCCAGGTCTTCGGCACGGTCGGCATCGACATGATTGCCGGCCCGTCGGAAGTGCTGGTCATCGCCGACGGCTCGGCCAATGCCGACTGGATCGCCGCCGACCTCCTCGCCCAGGCGGAGCACGACACCGCCGCCCAGTCGCTGCTGATCACCAACGACGGCGCGCTCGCCGAGGCGGTGATCGCCGCGGTGGAAGGCCAGCTCAAAAGCCTGCCGCGCGCCGAGATTGCCGGTGCGAGCTGGCGCGACTACGGCGCGGTGATCGAGGTCGCCAGCCTCGACGAAGCCGTGCCGCTGGCCGACCGGATCGCCGCCGAACATCTCGAAATCATCGCCGATGACGCCGAGGGGCTTGCCGGCCGCATCCGCAATGCCGGCGCCATCTTCCTCGGCGGCCACACGCCGGAGGCGATCGGCGACTATGTCGGCGGCTCCAACCACGTGCTGCCGACGGCGCGTTCGGCGCGCTTTTCCTCCGGCCTCGGCGTGCTCGACTTCATGAAGCGCACCTCGATCCTGAAATGCGGCCCGGATCAGCTCGCAGCGCTCGGCCCGGCGGCGATCGCGCTCGGCCACGCCGAAGGCCTGGCCGCCCATGCCCGCTCGGTCGCCATCCGCATGAACCAGGGCTGA
- the oppD_18 gene encoding Oligopeptide transport ATP-binding protein OppD translates to MTDVLEVTDLKTHFFTRAGVVKAVDGVSFKVGRGEVLGLVGESGSGKSITGFSILGLIDPPGRVVSGSIRLMGQELIGLGEKAWRDIRGRRVAMIFQDPMMTLNPVLRVDTQMIETLKAHVDISTETARERCREALAQVGIASPDQRLESYPHQFSGGMRQRVAIAIALLHKPAVIIADEPTTALDVTIQAQILAEVQKLAADTGTALVWITHDLAIVSGLADRVAVMYAGRVVEEGPTSEVLARPGHPYTRGLLESLPSRNPRGQPLAQIPGMTPNLLRLPKGCPFAPRCIAVKADCQTEPPPETRPLAERRLRCFHPVLDEVAA, encoded by the coding sequence ATGACGGACGTGCTCGAAGTCACCGATCTCAAGACCCATTTCTTCACCCGCGCCGGCGTGGTGAAGGCGGTCGACGGCGTCTCCTTCAAGGTCGGGCGCGGCGAGGTGCTCGGCCTGGTCGGCGAATCCGGGTCGGGCAAGTCGATCACCGGCTTCTCGATCCTCGGCCTGATCGATCCGCCCGGGCGGGTCGTCTCCGGCTCGATCCGGCTGATGGGGCAGGAGCTCATCGGGCTCGGCGAAAAGGCCTGGCGCGATATTCGCGGCCGGCGCGTCGCGATGATCTTCCAGGACCCGATGATGACGCTCAATCCGGTCCTGCGCGTCGACACGCAGATGATCGAGACGCTGAAGGCCCATGTCGACATCTCGACGGAGACGGCGCGTGAGCGCTGCCGCGAGGCTCTCGCCCAGGTCGGCATCGCCTCGCCCGACCAGCGGCTGGAAAGCTATCCGCACCAGTTTTCCGGCGGCATGCGCCAGCGCGTGGCAATCGCCATCGCGCTGCTGCACAAGCCGGCCGTAATCATCGCCGACGAGCCGACCACCGCACTCGACGTCACCATCCAGGCGCAGATCCTGGCCGAGGTGCAGAAGCTCGCCGCCGATACCGGCACGGCCCTCGTCTGGATCACCCACGACCTCGCCATCGTCTCCGGCCTCGCCGACCGCGTGGCCGTGATGTATGCCGGCCGGGTGGTGGAGGAAGGGCCGACATCCGAAGTGCTGGCGCGGCCCGGCCACCCCTATACACGCGGCCTTCTGGAAAGCCTGCCGAGCCGCAATCCGCGCGGCCAGCCACTCGCCCAGATCCCGGGCATGACGCCCAATCTGCTTCGGCTGCCCAAGGGCTGCCCCTTCGCGCCGCGCTGCATCGCCGTCAAGGCCGACTGCCAGACCGAGCCGCCGCCGGAGACGCGGCCGCTCGCCGAGCGGCGGCTGCGCTGCTTCCATCCCGTGCTCGACGAGGTCGCGGCATGA
- the dppB_10 gene encoding Dipeptide transport system permease protein DppB → MLVFILRRLGQSAFVVTAMAVLVFLGVYAIGNPIDILLAPDADQAERDAAVARLGLDKPLYVQFGVFAWNLLHGDFGKSFVHGVDALGLIVSRMPATLELAVVALGLTALIGVPLGVIAGLKHDTVVGRSIMTGSVVGFSLPNFWFGIMLILLFAVTLQWLPAGGRGPTGTLFGVELSLLNPAGWPNLIMPALTLAIYKTSLVIRLAYAGTREAMLQDYVRFARAKGLSPARIIGVHLMKNILIPVVTVLGLELGAMIAFAVVTEQVFSWPGMGKLLIDSIYRLDRPVIVAYLMIVVVMFVIINLVVDILYSILDPRVRLQDVEA, encoded by the coding sequence ATGCTCGTCTTCATTCTTCGCCGCCTCGGCCAGAGCGCGTTCGTCGTCACCGCCATGGCGGTGCTGGTGTTCCTCGGCGTCTATGCGATCGGCAATCCGATCGACATCCTGCTCGCGCCCGACGCCGACCAGGCCGAGCGCGACGCGGCGGTCGCCCGGCTCGGCCTCGACAAGCCGCTCTACGTCCAGTTCGGCGTGTTCGCCTGGAACCTGCTGCACGGCGATTTCGGCAAGAGCTTCGTCCACGGCGTCGACGCGCTCGGCCTCATCGTCTCGCGCATGCCGGCAACGCTCGAGCTCGCCGTGGTGGCGCTCGGCCTCACCGCGCTGATCGGCGTGCCGCTCGGCGTCATTGCCGGACTGAAGCACGACACCGTCGTCGGCCGCAGCATCATGACCGGCTCGGTGGTCGGCTTCTCGCTGCCGAACTTCTGGTTCGGCATCATGCTGATCCTCCTGTTCGCGGTGACGCTGCAATGGCTGCCGGCCGGCGGCCGCGGCCCGACCGGCACGCTGTTCGGCGTCGAGCTGTCGCTCTTGAACCCGGCGGGCTGGCCCAACCTGATCATGCCGGCGCTGACGCTCGCCATCTACAAGACCTCGCTGGTGATCCGGCTCGCCTATGCCGGCACGCGGGAGGCCATGCTGCAGGACTATGTGCGCTTCGCCCGCGCCAAGGGCCTGTCGCCGGCGCGCATCATCGGCGTGCATCTGATGAAGAACATCCTGATTCCGGTCGTCACCGTGCTCGGCCTCGAGCTCGGCGCCATGATCGCCTTCGCGGTCGTCACCGAGCAGGTCTTCTCCTGGCCGGGCATGGGCAAGCTCCTGATCGACAGCATCTACCGCCTCGACCGGCCGGTCATCGTCGCCTACCTGATGATCGTCGTGGTCATGTTCGTGATCATCAATCTGGTGGTCGACATCCTCTATTCGATCCTCGATCCGCGGGTGCGCCTGCAGGACGTGGAAGCCTGA
- a CDS encoding Pyridoxamine 5'-phosphate oxidase — MDIKTQPGAMPANPNENAPQPADFKPVEWAKDLLRSVRVAALGTLDRNTGHPVTTLVTVATDFDGAPLIMISNLSSHTANLKADPRASVLLARGGKGDPLAHPRLTVLGRFERIEDEATRARAKARFVARNPKSALYADFPDFSLWRLAVAAGHLNGGFARAADLPGADLKTEIGDAEGLIAAEAGAIGHMNDDHADAVQVYATVLAGEEPGPWKMTGADPEGFDLAAGERTARVLFAERVTTGEALHKTLVKMVREARARAG, encoded by the coding sequence ATGGACATCAAGACCCAGCCCGGGGCCATGCCGGCAAATCCGAACGAAAACGCGCCGCAGCCGGCCGATTTCAAGCCGGTCGAATGGGCCAAGGACCTGCTGCGCTCGGTGCGCGTCGCAGCCCTCGGCACGCTGGACCGCAATACCGGCCACCCGGTGACGACGCTGGTGACGGTTGCGACCGATTTCGACGGCGCGCCGCTGATCATGATCTCCAACCTGTCCAGCCACACGGCCAATCTGAAGGCCGATCCGCGCGCTTCCGTCCTGCTCGCCCGCGGCGGCAAGGGCGATCCGCTCGCCCATCCGCGGCTCACCGTGCTCGGCCGCTTCGAGCGGATCGAGGACGAGGCAACCCGCGCCCGCGCCAAGGCCCGGTTCGTCGCCCGCAACCCGAAATCCGCGCTCTATGCCGACTTTCCGGATTTCAGCCTGTGGCGGCTCGCGGTTGCGGCCGGCCATCTCAATGGCGGCTTCGCGCGGGCGGCCGACCTGCCGGGCGCCGATCTCAAGACCGAAATCGGCGATGCCGAGGGCCTGATCGCCGCCGAGGCAGGCGCGATCGGCCACATGAACGATGACCATGCCGATGCGGTCCAGGTCTATGCCACGGTGCTGGCCGGCGAGGAGCCGGGTCCGTGGAAGATGACCGGCGCCGATCCCGAGGGCTTCGATCTCGCGGCCGGCGAGCGCACGGCGCGCGTGCTCTTCGCCGAACGGGTGACGACGGGTGAAGCCCTGCACAAGACCCTGGTCAAGATGGTGCGCGAGGCGCGCGCCCGGGCGGGCTGA
- a CDS encoding Nitronate monooxygenase, with translation MALDRRIQDLFGIALPILQAPMAGAQGAELAVAVAEAGGLGALPGALLSPEQLRNEIGLVRQRTARPLNVNFFCHTPPVADAAREAGWKQRLAPFYREFGLDPAMPTPAGSRAPFDDAYCAVVEDLKPEVVSFHFGLPAPALVDRVRAAGARVVSSATTADEARWLEDHGCDAIIAQGAEAGGHRGIFLTDQVASQAGTMALVPQVVDAVALPVIAAGGIADGRGIAAAFALGASAVQIGTAYLFTPEAKVTAMHRAALKTAKDDSTALTNLFTGRPARGIVNRVMREIGPISADAPAFPTAGGALAPLKAKAEAAGSGDFSSLWSGQAAALGREAGAGELTRRLASELQEQLARLGRG, from the coding sequence ATGGCTCTCGACCGGCGTATCCAGGACCTTTTCGGCATTGCGCTGCCGATCCTCCAGGCCCCCATGGCCGGGGCGCAGGGCGCGGAGCTGGCGGTGGCGGTGGCCGAGGCCGGCGGCCTCGGCGCCCTGCCCGGCGCGCTGCTCTCGCCCGAGCAGTTGCGCAACGAGATCGGCCTTGTCAGGCAGCGCACGGCGCGGCCGCTCAACGTCAATTTTTTCTGCCACACGCCACCGGTCGCCGACGCGGCGCGCGAGGCCGGCTGGAAGCAGCGCCTGGCCCCCTTCTACCGCGAATTCGGCCTCGACCCGGCCATGCCGACGCCGGCCGGCAGCCGGGCGCCCTTCGACGATGCCTATTGCGCTGTCGTCGAGGACCTGAAGCCGGAGGTCGTCAGCTTCCATTTCGGCCTGCCGGCACCCGCGCTGGTCGATCGCGTGCGCGCTGCCGGCGCCCGGGTCGTCTCCTCTGCAACCACCGCCGACGAGGCGCGCTGGCTCGAGGACCATGGCTGCGACGCGATCATTGCGCAGGGGGCCGAAGCCGGCGGCCATCGCGGCATCTTCCTCACCGACCAGGTCGCGAGCCAGGCGGGTACCATGGCCCTGGTGCCGCAGGTGGTCGATGCCGTGGCCCTGCCGGTCATCGCCGCCGGCGGCATTGCCGATGGCCGCGGCATCGCGGCGGCCTTCGCGCTCGGCGCGTCCGCGGTGCAGATCGGCACTGCCTATCTGTTCACGCCGGAAGCCAAGGTGACGGCCATGCACCGCGCCGCCTTGAAGACCGCCAAGGACGATTCGACCGCGCTGACCAACCTGTTCACCGGCCGGCCGGCGCGCGGCATCGTCAACCGCGTCATGCGCGAGATCGGCCCGATCTCGGCCGATGCGCCGGCCTTCCCGACTGCCGGCGGCGCGCTGGCGCCGCTTAAGGCCAAGGCCGAAGCCGCAGGCTCCGGCGACTTTTCGTCGCTCTGGTCCGGTCAGGCCGCCGCCCTCGGCCGCGAGGCCGGCGCCGGCGAGCTGACGCGGCGGCTGGCCAGCGAACTGCAGGAGCAGCTGGCAAGGCTGGGTAGGGGATAG
- a CDS encoding Ribonuclease VapC30, with translation MFIDTSAIVAILLAEADADALIRRIEETRGTRYVSPLVRFEAALAIARAKTPAGGAPPAARAALIEEGCALVDAFIEAIDARMIDISPMIGTGAVEAAKTYGKAVGHAADLNFGDCFSYACARQQKVGLLYRGDDFARTDLR, from the coding sequence ATGTTCATCGATACTTCGGCTATCGTTGCGATCCTGCTCGCCGAGGCTGATGCCGATGCCCTGATCCGGCGGATCGAGGAGACGCGTGGGACGCGTTACGTCTCGCCGCTCGTTCGTTTCGAAGCAGCTCTGGCGATCGCACGGGCGAAAACCCCGGCGGGCGGCGCCCCGCCTGCGGCGCGCGCCGCTCTCATCGAAGAAGGCTGTGCCCTGGTCGACGCGTTCATCGAGGCGATCGATGCGCGGATGATCGACATATCTCCGATGATCGGCACAGGAGCTGTCGAGGCCGCGAAGACCTATGGCAAAGCGGTAGGCCACGCGGCCGACCTCAATTTTGGCGACTGCTTCAGCTATGCCTGTGCCCGTCAGCAGAAGGTCGGCCTCCTCTACAGGGGCGACGACTTCGCCCGGACCGATCTCCGCTAA
- a CDS encoding Low molecular weight phosphotyrosine protein phosphatase: MQHFFGKSIFVDSAGVRKGEHDPFVDAVMDEIGIDTHKSRPKTIEELEEWEGLNFDLVVTLAPEAHHRALDLTRTLDMEVEYWPTPDPTLAQGSREQRLDAYRGVRDMLLSNIRKRFSRSTGNE, encoded by the coding sequence ATGCAGCATTTCTTCGGCAAATCGATCTTCGTCGACAGCGCCGGCGTGCGCAAGGGCGAGCACGATCCGTTCGTCGACGCCGTCATGGACGAGATCGGCATCGACACCCACAAGAGCCGCCCGAAGACCATCGAGGAGCTCGAGGAATGGGAAGGGCTCAATTTCGATCTCGTCGTGACGCTCGCGCCCGAGGCCCATCACCGGGCGCTCGACCTGACGCGGACGCTCGACATGGAGGTCGAATACTGGCCGACGCCCGACCCGACGCTCGCCCAGGGCTCACGCGAGCAGCGGCTCGACGCCTATCGCGGCGTGCGCGACATGCTGCTGTCCAACATCCGCAAGCGCTTCAGCCGCAGCACCGGCAATGAGTGA
- the cgtA gene encoding GTPase Obg/CgtA, whose protein sequence is MKFLDQAKVYVKSGAGGAGCVSFHRAKFIEFGGPDGGDGGRGGDVVIECVQGLNTLIDYRYQQHFKAKTGVHGMGRNRTGARGADVVLKVPAGTQVFDESGETLLADLTKVGDRVVLLEGGNGGFGNAHFKSSTNQAPRHANPGQPAQEAWIILRLKLIADAGLVGMPNAGKSTFLAATTAAKPKIADYPFTTLHPGLGVVRVVGREFVLADIPGLIEGAHDGHGLGDRFLGHVERCRVLLHLVDGTSEHAGKAYKLVRTEIEAYGEGLAEKPEIVALSKADALDPETRKEQLARLKRAAKGAVNKTPLVLSAASGEGVEAALLELMKIIDAARAAEPAPSAPDADEPVATGWRP, encoded by the coding sequence ATGAAGTTTCTCGATCAGGCCAAGGTCTATGTGAAATCGGGTGCCGGCGGCGCCGGCTGCGTCTCGTTTCATCGGGCCAAGTTCATCGAGTTCGGCGGGCCCGACGGCGGCGACGGCGGCCGTGGCGGCGACGTCGTGATCGAATGCGTGCAGGGCCTCAACACGCTGATCGACTACCGCTACCAGCAGCATTTCAAGGCCAAGACCGGCGTCCACGGCATGGGCCGCAACCGCACCGGCGCGCGCGGCGCCGATGTCGTGCTGAAAGTGCCGGCGGGCACCCAGGTCTTCGACGAGAGCGGCGAGACCCTGCTCGCCGACCTGACCAAGGTCGGCGACCGCGTCGTGCTGCTCGAAGGCGGCAATGGCGGTTTCGGCAATGCCCATTTCAAGAGCTCGACCAACCAGGCGCCGCGCCATGCCAATCCGGGCCAGCCGGCGCAGGAGGCCTGGATCATCCTGCGCCTCAAGCTGATCGCCGATGCCGGCCTCGTCGGCATGCCCAATGCCGGCAAGTCGACTTTCCTCGCCGCCACCACCGCGGCCAAGCCGAAAATCGCCGACTATCCGTTCACCACGCTGCATCCCGGCCTTGGCGTGGTGCGCGTGGTCGGGCGCGAATTCGTGCTCGCCGACATTCCCGGCCTGATCGAGGGCGCCCATGACGGCCATGGCCTCGGCGACCGTTTTCTCGGCCATGTCGAGCGCTGCCGCGTGCTGCTCCATCTCGTCGACGGCACCAGCGAGCATGCCGGCAAGGCCTACAAGCTCGTCCGCACCGAGATCGAGGCCTATGGCGAAGGGCTTGCCGAGAAGCCCGAGATCGTCGCCCTGTCCAAGGCCGACGCGCTCGATCCGGAGACCCGCAAGGAACAGCTCGCGCGGCTGAAGCGGGCCGCGAAGGGTGCGGTCAACAAGACGCCGCTGGTCTTGTCGGCGGCGTCGGGCGAAGGGGTGGAGGCGGCCCTTCTCGAGCTGATGAAGATCATCGACGCGGCCCGTGCCGCCGAGCCGGCGCCGTCGGCACCGGATGCCGACGAGCCCGTGGCGACCGGCTGGCGCCCCTGA
- the oppA_3 gene encoding Periplasmic oligopeptide-binding protein precursor codes for MYRYRTILGAAAAAMALSIWAPALPAAAPELRVGLSAEPSSVDPHFHNLTPNHQLRSHVFESLTDQDKNQQPIPKLAESVRAVDPTTWEFKLRRGVKFTDGTEFTARDVIFSYCRVPKVENSPSSLVVSMRAIATMTAPDPYTIIVTTTQPHPVLANELSNIAIISAKAAGAPENLAFNRAGCTGMEAWPKTEDFNNLKLAVGTGPFRYVSFTRGDRIVLERNDAYWGDKPVWQRVTFRPITQAAARVAALLAGDVDFIENPPIQDLPRIKQNPQFVTAEALSSRIIYLHFNYLTETAPPGVTDTGGKNPFRDRRVREAISLAIDRDAIVARIMGGVAVAAAELLPNPLPGTNAGIKPERPNIERARKLLAEAGYPNGFGLVLATPNDRYINDGQVAQAVAQMLTRIGIKTQIDAMTASTFFARRNRAEFGFWLSGWAADTAEMSNPLRALAATPDRNRGMGTTNPGSYSNPAMDAKLFEALTVVDDARRNALLAEASRMAMSDFGLIPLHFEVSVWAFKRGLTYTAQMNQYTRAELVQQAPASR; via the coding sequence ATGTATCGCTATCGCACGATCTTGGGCGCGGCCGCGGCTGCAATGGCCCTTTCCATCTGGGCGCCGGCGCTGCCGGCCGCCGCGCCGGAACTGCGCGTCGGACTCTCGGCCGAGCCAAGTTCGGTCGACCCCCATTTCCACAATTTGACGCCGAACCACCAGCTGCGCTCGCATGTCTTCGAGTCGCTGACCGACCAGGACAAGAACCAGCAGCCGATCCCCAAGCTCGCCGAAAGCGTCCGGGCGGTCGATCCGACCACCTGGGAGTTCAAGCTGCGGCGCGGCGTCAAGTTCACCGACGGCACCGAATTCACCGCCCGCGACGTGATCTTCTCCTATTGCCGCGTGCCGAAGGTGGAGAATTCGCCCTCCTCGCTCGTCGTCAGCATGCGCGCGATCGCGACCATGACGGCGCCCGATCCCTATACGATCATCGTCACGACCACCCAGCCGCACCCGGTGCTCGCCAACGAATTGTCGAACATCGCGATCATCTCCGCGAAAGCGGCCGGGGCCCCGGAAAACCTCGCCTTCAACCGCGCCGGCTGCACCGGCATGGAGGCCTGGCCGAAGACCGAGGACTTCAACAACCTGAAGCTCGCCGTCGGCACCGGGCCGTTCCGCTATGTTTCGTTCACCCGCGGCGACCGCATCGTGCTCGAGCGCAACGACGCCTATTGGGGCGACAAGCCGGTCTGGCAGCGCGTCACCTTCCGGCCGATCACCCAGGCGGCGGCGCGCGTCGCCGCGCTGCTCGCCGGCGACGTCGACTTCATCGAGAACCCGCCGATCCAGGACCTGCCGCGGATCAAGCAGAACCCGCAATTCGTCACGGCGGAAGCGCTGTCCAGCCGGATCATCTACCTGCACTTCAACTATCTGACCGAAACCGCGCCTCCGGGGGTCACCGACACGGGCGGCAAGAACCCGTTCCGCGACCGGCGCGTGCGCGAGGCGATCAGCCTGGCCATCGACCGCGACGCGATCGTCGCGCGCATCATGGGCGGCGTCGCCGTCGCCGCGGCGGAGCTGCTGCCGAACCCGCTGCCCGGCACCAACGCCGGCATCAAGCCGGAGCGGCCGAACATCGAGCGGGCGCGCAAGCTGCTCGCCGAGGCCGGCTATCCCAACGGCTTCGGGCTCGTCCTGGCCACCCCCAACGACCGCTACATCAACGATGGGCAGGTCGCGCAGGCGGTCGCCCAGATGCTGACCCGCATCGGCATCAAGACGCAGATCGACGCGATGACGGCCTCGACCTTCTTCGCCCGCCGCAACCGCGCCGAGTTCGGCTTCTGGCTGTCTGGCTGGGCCGCTGACACGGCGGAAATGTCCAACCCGCTGCGCGCGCTGGCGGCAACGCCCGACCGCAATCGCGGCATGGGCACGACCAATCCGGGCAGCTATTCCAACCCGGCCATGGACGCCAAGCTGTTCGAGGCGCTGACCGTGGTGGACGATGCCCGCCGCAACGCGCTGCTCGCCGAAGCCTCGCGCATGGCGATGAGCGATTTCGGCCTGATCCCGCTGCATTTCGAGGTTTCGGTCTGGGCCTTCAAGCGCGGGCTGACCTATACCGCGCAGATGAACCAGTATACCCGCGCCGAACTGGTGCAGCAGGCGCCCGCGTCGCGCTGA
- the dppC_5 gene encoding Dipeptide transport system permease protein DppC, with protein MTDAALPVPPASTEAVETPFARFVAEFCESRVAVGALILVALLALVSLLAPWLTPQNPYDMTQISILDNMLAPGERSLDGRLYLLGTDDQGRDMLSAIIYGLRLSLFVAASATVIALAVGLSVGIAAAYFGGRIDSVIMRVVDLQLSFPAILIALILLSLLGTGIDKVIIALVTTQWAYYARTVRGGALVERRREYIEAAHCLALPKHRIIFRHLLPNCLPPLIVVATVQVAHAISLEAVLSYLGVGVPITEPSLGLLISNGYKYILSGKYWVSVLPGVALLVTILLINLVGDHLRDQLNPRLKK; from the coding sequence ATGACCGACGCAGCCCTGCCCGTGCCGCCGGCCTCGACTGAGGCGGTCGAGACGCCCTTTGCCCGCTTCGTCGCCGAATTCTGCGAAAGCCGGGTTGCGGTCGGCGCGCTGATCCTCGTCGCGCTGCTGGCGCTGGTCTCGCTCCTCGCGCCCTGGCTGACGCCGCAGAACCCCTACGACATGACGCAGATCTCGATCCTGGACAACATGCTGGCGCCGGGAGAACGCTCGCTCGACGGAAGGCTCTACCTGCTCGGCACCGATGACCAGGGCCGCGACATGCTCTCGGCGATCATCTACGGCCTGCGCCTGTCGCTGTTCGTCGCGGCGAGCGCCACCGTCATCGCGCTGGCGGTGGGGCTGAGCGTCGGCATCGCCGCGGCCTATTTCGGCGGGCGGATCGACAGCGTGATCATGCGCGTGGTCGACCTGCAGCTGTCCTTCCCGGCGATCCTGATCGCACTGATCCTGCTCTCGCTGCTCGGCACCGGCATCGACAAGGTGATCATCGCGCTGGTCACCACCCAGTGGGCCTATTACGCCCGCACCGTGCGCGGCGGCGCGCTGGTCGAGCGGCGGCGCGAATATATCGAGGCCGCCCATTGCCTCGCCCTGCCCAAGCATCGGATCATCTTCCGCCACCTGCTGCCGAACTGCCTGCCGCCGCTGATCGTGGTGGCGACCGTGCAGGTCGCCCATGCCATCTCGCTGGAGGCGGTGCTGTCCTATCTCGGCGTCGGCGTGCCGATCACCGAGCCCTCGCTCGGCCTGCTCATCTCCAACGGCTACAAATACATCCTCTCGGGAAAATACTGGGTCAGCGTGCTGCCGGGCGTCGCCCTGCTCGTCACCATCCTCCTGATCAACCTGGTCGGCGATCACCTGCGCGACCAGCTGAACCCGCGGCTGAAGAAATGA